From Vitis vinifera cultivar Pinot Noir 40024 chromosome 5, ASM3070453v1, the proteins below share one genomic window:
- the LOC100250838 gene encoding calcium-dependent protein kinase 24, with translation MGGCISMPAKAGQKKKAKAKKIIPESGDDVFRKSVTIRPISVLKEPSGKDIYKTYRLGKELGRGEFGVTHQCFDLETGEIFACKTISKSKLTTEIDIQDVRREVEIMKHLPKHPNIVRLKEAYEDKDNVHLVMELCEGGELFDRIVARGHYTERAAADVTRSIVEILQICHQHGVMHRDLKPENFLFADASEASPLKAIDFGLSIFFKPGQRFNEIVGSPYYMAPEVLRRHYGPEVDVWSAGVILYILLCGVPPFWAETEEGIAQAIVKSVVDFERDPWPHVSEDAKDLVRSMLDPNPYNRLTVEEVLAHPWIKNATSIPNVSLGENVRTRIKQFSLMNKFKKRVLRVVADNLPNEQRDGIRQIFHMMDTDKNGNLSFEELKDGLHKIGHPVADPDVKMLIEAADMDGTGTLNCDEFVTISVHLRKISSDENLSEAFRAFDKNDSGYIEFEELREALREDNLGPNNEQVIQDIIFDVDLDKDGRISYDEFKAMMKTGMDWKMSSRQYSRAMLNALSMRIFKDKSMPLQNKSMQLENRSMLLKNRSMRLQNQVFV, from the exons ATGGGAGGCTGCATTTCCATGCCTGCTAAGGCAGGCCAGAAGAAGAAAGCCAAGGCCAAAAAGATCATCCCTGAATCCGGCGACGACGTGTTTCGGAAATCGGTGACGATCCGGCCGATATCGGTGTTGAAGGAGCCGAGCGGCAAGGACATTTACAAGACGTACAGGCTGGGGAAGGAGCTGGGGCGGGGGGAGTTTGGGGTAACCCACCAGTGTTTCGACCTGGAGACCGGGGAAATCTTCGCCTGCAAGACGATTTCGAAGAGCAAGCTGACGACCGAGATCGATATTCAGGATGTGAGGAGGGAGGTGGAGATTATGAAGCATTTGCCCAAGCACCCGAATATCGTAAGGTTGAAGGAGGCGTATGAGGACAAGGATAATGTACATTTGGTCATGGAACTCTGCGAGGGAGGCGAGCTCTTCGATAGGATTGTCGCCCGCGGCCACTACACAGAGCGGGCCGCCGCAGATGTCACCAGAAGTATTGTCGAGATCCTTCAG ATATGCCATCAACATGGAGTGATGCATCGAGACCTAAAGCCCGAGAATTTCTTGTTTGCAGATGCAAGTGAAGCTTCACCATTGAAGGCAATTGATTTTGGGCTATCCATATTCTTTAAGCCGG GCCAGCGGTTCAATGAAATTGTTGGAAGCCCCTACTACATGGCCCCAGAAGTCCTGAGACGACACTATGGACCAGAAGTCGATGTTTGGAGCGCAGGCGTTATTCTTTATATCCTACTCTGTGGAGTTCCTCCCTTCTGGGCAG AAACCGAAGAAGGGATTGCACAGGCAATTGTGAAGTCTGTTGTAGACTTTGAGAGGGATCCTTGGCCTCATGTTTCTGAGGATGCCAAGGACCTAGTGAGGAGTATGCTTGATCCCAACCCTTATAACCGCTTGACTGTTGAAGAAGTCCTTG CCCATCCATGGATCAAAAATGCCACCAGCATCCCTAATGTGTCCCTTGGAGAAAATGTGAGGACGAGGATCAAGCAATTCTCATTGATGAACAAGTTCAAGAAGAGGGTTCTCAGA GTGGTAGCAGACAACCTACCAAATGAGCAGCGAGATGGAATCAGACAGATATTCCACATGATGGACACTGACAAAAATGGAAACTTGAGCTTTGAAGAGCTCAAAGACGGACTCCACAAGATTGGACATCCAGTTGCCGACCCTGATGTGAAGATGTTGATTGAAGCT GCTGATATGGATGGAACCGGGACACTGAACTGTGATGAGTTTGTAACAATTTCTGTGCACCTGAGAAAGATCAGCAGCGATGAAAATCTGAGCGAAGCTTTTAGGGCTTTCGACAAGAACGACAGTGGGTACATTGAGTTTGAAGAGCTCAGAGAGGCCTTAAGAGAGGATAACCTTGGCCCCAACAATGAGCAGGTGATCCAAGACATCATTTTCGACGTTGATTTGGACAAG GATGGTCGGATCAGTTATGATGAGTTCAAGGCGATGATGAAGACGGGCATGGACTGGAAGATGTCGTCGCGCCAGTACTCAAGAGCAATGCTAAATGCCCTTAGCATGAGAATCTTCAAAGACAAATCTATGCCACTGCAAAACAAATCTATGCAGCTGGAAAACAGATCTATGCTGCTGAAAAACAGATCTATGCGACTGCAAAATCAAGTGTTTGTTTAG
- the LOC104879452 gene encoding uncharacterized protein LOC104879452 — translation MGLIGREGFFDSVNEGSSSSAKKKKKNTCCQTRVRADRMGPEAAAVFPESEVIEDDCDLGKRLDEESCNGENESLWLSSDCYSPASFFSEYRLYDWPPLSFDEWMISWLQVSRQLWFSSGKGIGFFDGSRINPIEEACLVLEKSLPDAEKILQEDLEEEEVVTWLLSSTENDVADSSSVIYSESSVSSFEESAGSESPSTPLITHLKPSFRGLDSDRTGFWVSLVDLDEEDFKWISDSGSVLDSLQSSDFPSPSYKTISSSGGSAAEDLEDFNTDELLFWPFEQKPDWSSGNWDCFSMSPRKNSYLTNAASGPHNRKTDPNEVSRRLVFTSGSTASKILEWKQRSNKKGVWRTSTTPSSLSKPAKTSEETVPSDSDNNIIEPTEEKVLNQIFLEEFASNEELPIETLLGLDEFDGHEGVDLEFNKDDFFLDQAP, via the coding sequence ATGGGGCTCATTGGAAGAGAGGGCTTTTTTGATTCTGTGAATGAAGGTTCCTCTTCATCtgcaaaaaagaagaagaagaacacatgTTGTCAAACCAGAGTACGAGCTGATCGGATGGGTCCTGAGGCAGCTGCTGTTTTCCCTGAATCAGAAGTGATAGAAGATGACTGTGATCTTGGTAAGCGGCTTGATGAGGAGAGCTGCAATGGTGAAAATGAGAGTTTGTGGTTGTCTTCGGATTGCTACTCACCAGCATCCTTTTTTTCTGAGTATAGATTGTATGATTGGCCTCCCTTATCTTTTGATGAATGGATGATTTCATGGCTACAAGTATCAAGGCAGCTCTGGTTTTCTTCGGGGAAAGGCATCGGTTTCTTTGATGGGTCTAGGATAAATCCTATAGAAGAGGCTTGTTTGGTTCTTGAGAAAAGCTTACCGGACGCAGAAAAAATTTTGCAGGAAGatttggaagaagaagaggtaGTCACTTGGCTGCTGAGCTCAACAGAAAATGATGTAGCTGATTCTTCCTCTGTAATCTATTCTGAGAGTTCTGTGTCTTCCTTTGAGGAATCTGCAGGTTCTGAAAGTCCTTCAACCCCTCTCATCACCCATCTAAAACCAAGTTTTCGGGGTTTGGATTCGGACAGAACAGGCTTTTGGGTGTCATTAGTGGATCTAGATGAGGAGGATTTCAAGTGGATTTCAGATTCAGGGTCAGTTTTGGATTCACTCCAATCATCTGATTTTCCTAGCCCATCCTACAAGACCATATCGAGTTCTGGTGGTTCAGCAGCTGAGGACTTGGAGGATTTCAACACGGATGAGCTGCTTTTCTGGCCATTCGAACAGAAACCCGATTGGAGTTCTGGAAACTGGGATTGCTTCTCCATGTCTCCGCGCAAGAACAGCTACCTGACAAATGCTGCATCAGGACCCCACAACAGGAAAACCGACCCAAATGAAGTGAGCAGAAGACTTGTGTTCACTTCAGGATCAACAGCTTCAAAGATCCTGGAATGGAAGCAAAGAAGCAACAAGAAGGGTGTCTGGAGGACCAGCACCACGCCTTCAAGTTTGAGCAAACCAGCCAAAACTTCCGAGGAAACAGTGCCTTCAGATTCAGACAACAATATTATAGAGCCAACAGAAGAAAAAGTTCTCAATCAGATTTTCCTGGAGGAGTTTGCATCAAATGAAGAACTTCCTATTGAGACATTGTTAGGCCTTGATGAGTTTGATGGCCATGAGGGGGTCGATTTGGAATTCAACAAAGATGATTTCTTCCTCGACCAAGCTCCCTGA